Proteins encoded together in one Gemmatimonadota bacterium window:
- a CDS encoding class I SAM-dependent methyltransferase, with amino-acid sequence MARYEQSRTRQHMKRTLDLGCGSNKRAGAIGADITRGSAADVIVNLEQFFYPFKDNTFDHIVFSHVIEHLTDIPRAMEEIWRISSPNACLEGVTPHFSSSASYTDPTHRHHLSYRTFDFLSEPFPNPPGKLRRFLNIFYKIEALEHRPRVVEKFQKIEVRLTFNPLFRRLGIEWLANIYPELYESFFAFIFPARDIVFRLKVKK; translated from the coding sequence ATGGCACGATACGAGCAGTCTCGTACCCGACAACATATGAAACGAACACTTGATCTCGGTTGTGGTTCAAACAAAAGAGCCGGTGCAATCGGTGCAGATATCACGCGAGGCTCCGCTGCCGACGTTATTGTCAACCTCGAACAATTCTTTTACCCATTCAAAGACAATACCTTCGATCACATCGTTTTCAGCCATGTAATCGAACACCTGACGGATATCCCGCGCGCAATGGAAGAAATCTGGCGTATCTCCAGCCCCAACGCTTGTCTGGAAGGCGTCACACCCCACTTTTCCTCGTCCGCATCCTATACCGATCCCACCCATCGCCACCATCTCAGCTACCGCACCTTCGATTTTCTGTCTGAGCCATTTCCGAACCCTCCCGGCAAACTGCGTCGATTTTTGAATATCTTTTACAAAATCGAAGCCCTCGAACATCGTCCGAGAGTGGTTGAAAAATTCCAAAAAATCGAAGTCCGGCTCACATTCAATCCTCTCTTTCGCAGGCTGGGTATCGAATGGCTGGCAAACATCTATCCCGAGCTATACGAATCCTTTTTTGCTTTTATATTTCCCGCTCGAGACATTGTTTTTCGCTTGAAAGTAAAAAAATAA
- a CDS encoding oligosaccharide flippase family protein yields the protein MKKPTTPTEASAIQRIAHGAIQTFGSTYPARLINFAVLLLLYQILVPEDFGAITTAYSILALVIAIRDFGLHYALLHEHDNVHEFAPTHFVLSISLGSISTLLALCIALYSEHLFELFNTYLGFTDTQNYPKVAIALGILGAFDLLRTAALTAETQLQRNLEFGRLAFAHAGGTILAALVGLGLAYLGYGKWALILGFFPYSVTYILFYCTVVWLRHPPPLNQLHTFNAQAARRMIRYGVWFWIGGIPKIFIQHYDKLIISLFFGLSLRGIYDAAHNFAQIPSGAITMVIVRITATVYARYQNNRDQLSAAYRRTSRLILRTTVPISLVLALEANRWIHIFKPDWAPAAPLLQWLIIYSLCRPILDDVHALFYSAGSPKSIAKFSAAQALILLILAPYLAHHMGAVGIAISMNAIAIVGLILALILVRAYVDIPIAKTFAPPLIAAAIGTGMHFASTEWLNTLPIPIGVLAGSAIFTTGYGSGLLIVERKTLIDEIKTVIRAIIKK from the coding sequence ATGAAAAAACCGACAACACCAACTGAAGCATCCGCTATCCAGCGCATAGCGCACGGCGCGATACAAACCTTCGGCAGCACCTATCCCGCGCGCCTCATCAACTTCGCGGTCCTCCTCCTGCTCTACCAGATCCTCGTCCCCGAAGACTTTGGCGCCATCACCACAGCCTATTCGATCCTCGCCCTTGTCATCGCCATTCGAGACTTCGGCTTGCACTACGCCCTCTTGCACGAACACGACAACGTCCATGAATTCGCACCCACGCACTTTGTACTCAGCATTAGCCTGGGCAGTATCAGCACACTCCTCGCCCTCTGCATCGCCCTCTATTCCGAACACCTCTTTGAACTCTTCAACACCTACCTCGGCTTTACAGACACCCAAAACTACCCCAAAGTCGCCATAGCCCTGGGCATACTGGGCGCATTCGACCTCCTCCGAACAGCCGCACTCACCGCCGAAACCCAGCTACAGCGCAACCTCGAATTTGGACGCCTCGCCTTTGCACATGCAGGAGGAACCATCCTCGCAGCCCTCGTCGGCCTCGGCCTCGCCTACCTCGGATATGGCAAATGGGCACTCATCCTCGGATTTTTCCCATACAGCGTCACCTATATCCTCTTCTATTGCACCGTCGTCTGGCTCCGCCATCCCCCTCCCCTGAACCAGCTACACACCTTCAACGCGCAAGCCGCGCGGCGCATGATCCGCTACGGCGTCTGGTTCTGGATCGGCGGCATACCCAAAATATTCATTCAACACTACGACAAACTCATCATCAGCCTGTTCTTCGGACTAAGCCTGCGCGGCATATACGACGCCGCACACAATTTTGCACAAATACCCAGCGGGGCCATCACCATGGTCATCGTACGCATCACTGCCACAGTGTACGCGCGCTACCAGAACAACCGCGACCAACTCTCCGCAGCATACCGCCGAACCTCGCGCCTCATCCTCCGCACCACAGTCCCCATCTCCCTCGTCCTCGCGCTTGAAGCCAACCGATGGATACACATCTTCAAACCCGACTGGGCACCTGCCGCTCCCCTGCTCCAATGGCTCATCATCTACTCCCTCTGCCGTCCTATCCTCGACGATGTACACGCCCTATTCTACAGCGCAGGCAGCCCCAAAAGCATTGCAAAATTCTCTGCGGCGCAAGCCCTCATCCTGCTCATCCTCGCCCCCTATCTCGCCCATCACATGGGAGCCGTAGGCATCGCCATAAGCATGAACGCCATCGCCATTGTCGGCCTCATCCTCGCACTCATCCTCGTACGCGCATATGTCGATATCCCCATCGCCAAAACATTCGCGCCCCCGCTCATCGCCGCAGCCATTGGCACGGGCATGCACTTTGCCAGTACCGAATGGCTCAACACATTGCCAATCCCAATAGGCGTCCTCGCAGGCAGCGCGATCTTCACCACGGGTTATGGCTCGGGCCTCCTCATCGTCGAACGCAAAACACTCATCGACGAAATCAAAACCGTCATCCGCGCTATTATAAAAAAATAG